A genomic stretch from Candidatus Vicinibacter proximus includes:
- a CDS encoding carboxypeptidase regulatory-like domain-containing protein produces the protein MKRSLITHLLKVIPLVLILGLFTKNQIQAQSVTNAQILGVVTDEKGEALVAATVQAKHIPSGTIYGVYTREDGRYNIPNMRVGGPYTVTVNYIGYKTHEEANIYLSLGQNLRYNVKLNPEAVSLDEVVVTAKTNDILNSDRTGAATNIKKEALAALPTLSRSLDDFTRLTPQSRASSVASTTGSGTSFIGQDSRYNNLTIDGTIFNNSFGLASTPGGQANSTPIGLDAVEEIQVNLAPYDVRQGGFTGAGVNAITKSGSNNISGTAFYNMRNESFVGTKASDKSVVVQNFDVKQFGLSLGGPIIKDKLFFFINAEGERREDPVQFRAFRTGDVVGGSVTRVRASALDSLKDLLINKYGYDPGDYDGYTLPTFSNKALAKLDYNLDSKNKISLRYNYLRSYRDVLASGSGAQGFRNGNTNALNFSSANYTINNDIHSAILELNTIVNSGLSNQLQVGYTANRDYRSSPSSRPFPLVDIREAGNTFTSFGYEAFTPNNRLNTNTIQFQDNLTWYRNNHTLTAGINFESFTFENTFTPRWYGNYTYNSLSDFYKATNGDTVTLAIFEQQYSVLPGKEIPVDKITIHQPGVYVQDQVSALDDRLNVTFGVRVDVPIYESDAAYLNEQAANLNFRDADGSTIKLRTDKLPKTQAMFSPRVGFNYDVMGDRTFQLRGGVGVFTGRVPFVWLANQISNNGVTKGSIRDQNAATRKYIFSDDVTKYIPADPKLAPSYNLAVTDENFKFPQLLRFNFAADHQLMYNVVGSIEGIFNKTINNIYYIDANQKGSIGSYSGADARQIYSGGSANRINSSVTDAILLKNTNQGYSFSITPKLEKQFKNDFYLMMAYNFSVAKDLLTGGSIANSSWTDNLSYAGNNYPDLAYSNDDQRHRFITALSYKFKYSKYTSTQVSLFYQYFNQGRFSLTVNGDINQDGLTRNNDLMYVPNDGSEIEFKDAATANEQREAFMNFVNSNEQLSKFKGGYFPRNGGLLPNIHGLDFTLIQEFKLNVNSKTHRLQLRADVYNLLNMVNPDWGGGNQVVVNTTPLKFEGKSADNKPLYSFAKDNNGKYRTNLLEKSARLADVWQLQVGLRYIFN, from the coding sequence ATGAAACGAAGCTTAATTACTCATTTGCTTAAAGTCATACCTTTGGTATTGATTTTAGGACTGTTCACCAAAAACCAGATCCAGGCACAGAGCGTCACCAATGCACAAATATTGGGTGTTGTGACGGACGAAAAAGGAGAGGCACTTGTAGCGGCCACGGTACAAGCTAAGCACATTCCATCAGGTACCATTTATGGTGTTTATACCAGGGAAGATGGCAGGTATAATATTCCAAATATGAGGGTAGGAGGTCCTTATACAGTGACTGTAAATTATATAGGTTACAAGACGCATGAGGAAGCGAACATTTACTTGTCTTTGGGACAGAATTTAAGGTACAATGTAAAATTAAATCCGGAAGCTGTTTCCTTAGATGAAGTCGTGGTTACTGCTAAGACGAACGATATTCTTAATTCAGATCGCACAGGTGCAGCAACCAACATAAAAAAAGAAGCTTTGGCAGCGCTGCCTACACTGAGCAGAAGTTTAGATGATTTTACCAGACTTACTCCACAGAGCAGAGCCTCTTCAGTGGCATCCACTACCGGTTCAGGAACTTCATTCATAGGTCAGGACAGCAGGTATAATAACCTGACGATAGATGGGACTATTTTTAACAACAGTTTTGGTCTTGCTTCCACACCGGGAGGTCAGGCAAACTCAACGCCAATAGGCTTGGATGCGGTAGAAGAAATACAGGTTAACCTGGCACCATACGATGTAAGACAAGGCGGATTTACTGGTGCCGGAGTGAATGCAATTACTAAATCAGGTTCCAACAATATATCCGGAACTGCATTTTACAACATGCGTAATGAAAGTTTTGTAGGAACAAAAGCTTCCGACAAATCAGTGGTTGTACAAAATTTCGATGTAAAACAATTTGGATTGAGTTTAGGTGGACCTATTATTAAAGATAAATTATTCTTTTTCATCAATGCCGAAGGAGAAAGAAGAGAAGATCCTGTGCAATTCAGGGCATTCAGAACCGGCGATGTGGTGGGAGGAAGTGTGACCAGAGTTAGAGCATCAGCTTTAGATTCCTTGAAGGATTTATTGATCAATAAATATGGTTATGATCCTGGAGATTATGATGGTTATACTTTGCCGACTTTTAGTAATAAAGCATTGGCTAAGTTGGATTACAATTTAGACAGCAAGAATAAAATTAGTTTGAGATATAATTATCTTAGATCTTACAGAGACGTTCTTGCAAGTGGTAGTGGAGCGCAGGGATTCAGAAATGGAAATACGAATGCATTGAATTTCAGTTCCGCAAATTATACCATCAACAACGACATTCATTCCGCTATTTTAGAATTAAACACCATTGTCAATTCAGGTCTTTCCAATCAATTGCAAGTGGGATATACGGCCAATAGAGATTACAGAAGCAGTCCTTCATCAAGGCCTTTTCCATTGGTCGATATTAGAGAAGCAGGTAATACCTTTACATCTTTTGGATATGAGGCGTTCACACCAAATAACAGGTTAAATACCAACACGATTCAATTTCAGGACAATCTGACCTGGTATAGAAATAACCATACCCTTACTGCAGGAATTAACTTTGAGTCCTTCACCTTTGAAAATACATTTACGCCAAGATGGTATGGAAATTACACCTATAATTCTTTGAGTGATTTTTACAAAGCCACCAATGGAGATACCGTAACCTTAGCTATTTTTGAACAACAATATTCTGTATTGCCGGGTAAGGAAATTCCTGTAGATAAAATCACGATTCACCAACCTGGTGTATATGTACAGGATCAGGTAAGTGCACTTGACGATAGGTTAAATGTTACTTTTGGTGTAAGAGTAGATGTACCTATTTACGAAAGTGATGCTGCATATCTTAATGAACAGGCTGCCAATCTCAATTTTAGAGATGCGGATGGCAGCACCATAAAATTAAGAACCGATAAGCTGCCAAAAACACAGGCAATGTTTTCGCCAAGAGTTGGTTTTAATTATGATGTTATGGGTGATAGAACCTTTCAGCTTCGTGGAGGTGTTGGGGTATTTACCGGTAGAGTTCCTTTTGTTTGGCTGGCAAATCAAATCAGTAACAATGGAGTGACAAAAGGTTCAATAAGGGATCAAAATGCAGCAACCAGAAAGTACATATTCTCAGATGATGTCACCAAATACATACCGGCTGATCCAAAATTAGCACCAAGTTATAATCTTGCGGTTACGGATGAGAACTTTAAGTTTCCACAATTGCTCAGATTTAATTTTGCTGCGGATCATCAGTTGATGTACAATGTAGTCGGATCTATTGAAGGTATTTTTAACAAGACCATCAACAACATTTATTACATCGATGCCAACCAGAAAGGATCGATAGGAAGCTACTCCGGCGCAGATGCAAGACAAATTTACAGTGGCGGAAGTGCCAACAGAATTAATTCTTCGGTGACGGATGCAATCTTATTAAAAAATACGAATCAAGGTTATTCATTCAGCATCACACCTAAATTGGAAAAGCAATTTAAGAATGATTTCTATTTGATGATGGCGTACAATTTTTCTGTAGCTAAAGATTTATTAACAGGTGGTTCTATAGCAAACTCATCCTGGACAGACAATCTTAGTTATGCAGGTAACAATTATCCTGATTTAGCTTATTCCAATGATGATCAAAGACATCGTTTCATTACTGCATTATCTTACAAGTTTAAGTATTCTAAATATACTTCAACACAAGTTTCATTATTCTATCAATATTTCAATCAAGGCAGATTTAGCCTTACCGTTAATGGCGACATTAACCAAGATGGATTAACCCGTAACAATGACTTGATGTATGTACCAAACGATGGCAGTGAAATCGAATTTAAAGATGCAGCAACAGCTAATGAGCAAAGGGAGGCATTTATGAATTTTGTAAACAGCAATGAACAACTTTCAAAATTTAAGGGTGGATATTTTCCTAGAAATGGAGGATTACTACCTAATATTCATGGATTGGATTTTACTCTAATCCAGGAATTTAAATTAAATGTAAATTCCAAAACACATCGTTTACAATTAAGAGCAGACGTTTACAATTTGCTCAACATGGTCAATCCGGATTGGGGTGGAGGAAATCAAGTTGTGGTAAATACAACTCCTTTAAAGTTTGAAGGAAAATCTGCAGACAATAAGCCATTGTATTCTTTTGCAAAAGACAATAATGGAAAATATCGAACCAATTTATTGGAAAAATCTGCAAGGCTTGCTGATGTATGGCAACTGCAAGTCGGATTGAGATACATCTTTAATTAA